A stretch of the Vitis riparia cultivar Riparia Gloire de Montpellier isolate 1030 chromosome 13, EGFV_Vit.rip_1.0, whole genome shotgun sequence genome encodes the following:
- the LOC117927687 gene encoding gibberellin 2-beta-dioxygenase 3, with protein MASSAHTPPPNPYGTTVAPPPTPSTQPSHVSTSDAADAISRLFQRLPPALSLPTRASPRATSPPSISFSDQNLNLLSDLLSSSSQHGFFQLIDHPIPSQLARSAESDSLALFDLPRPQKQHSFPKNWPLGFDADEDEEDGAGEAFCLESSCSTESTHLSLSSLREFTRAMEKLGLDVLDSLARAAGFENPFRSGSNRVCPLMWISEDVPGNKPDLSGRVYPYIIGLQYQITSQKHSLLVDSGWITVLPRVDSVMVTVGDIAQVWSNGKLKKVRGRAVVNRGSEAGKSSRSVSMALLLTLPLDTPNVSPLPLLPHLPPADHGTQPHKAEEQTEAGSTSGTSKEEEEEEEGERPLFRSFSFEDYAWRVYHERLLLKDPLDRYRI; from the exons ATGGCGTCATCAGCTCACACGCCACCACCAAACCCATACGGCACCACCGTTGCTCCACCGCCGACGCCGTCGACCCAACCCAGCCACGTGTCCACCTCGGACGCGGCCGACGCCATCTCCCGACTCTTCCAGCGCCTTCCACCCGCACTCTCCCTCCCAACTCGCGCCTCGCCACGCGCCACCTCTCCACCTTCCATCTCTTTCTCCGACCAAAACCTTAATCTCCTCAGCGACCTGCTCTCCTCCTCTTCTCAACACGGCTTCTTCCAACTCATCGACCACCCCATACCCTCCCAACTCGCTCGCTCAGCCGAGTCCGACTCGCTCGCCCTCTTCGACCTTCCTCGCCCCCAGAAACAACACTCCTTCCCCAAAAACTGGCCCCTCGGCTTCGACGCCGACGAGGATGAGGAAGACGGAGCCGGTGAAGCCTTCTGCCTCGAATCCTCCTGTTCCACTGAGTCAACTCACCTCTCCTTATCTTCCCTGCGCGAGTTCACTCGTGCAATGGAGAAACTCGGTCTCGACGTCCTCGACTCGCTAGCTCGCGCAGCCGGGTTCGAAAACCCTTTTCGATCCGGATCCAATCGGGTCTGTCCCCTAATGTGGATCTCTGAAGACGTTCCTGGAAATAAACCTGATCTATCGGGTCGTGTCTACCCGTATATAATCGGGTTACAGTACCAGATCACGAGCCAGAAGCATTCGTTGCTGGTTGACTCGGGTTGGATTACCGTGTTACCACGAGTCGACTCGGTCATGGTCACGGTTGGAGACATTGCCCAG GTGTGGAGTAATGGGAAGCTGAAGAAAGTGAGAGGAAGAGCAGTGGTGAACAGAGGATCAGAAGCAGGGAAGAGCTCTCGCAGCGTATCAATGGCGCTACTGCTGACTCTCCCTTTGGACACCCCTAATGTCtctcctcttcctcttcttcctcatCTGCCTCCTGCTGATCATGGAACCCAACCCCACAAAGCTGAAGAACAGACTGAAGCTGGTTCCACATCTGGAACatccaaagaagaagaagaagaagaagaaggtgaaaGGCCTTTGTTCAGATCCTTTAGCTTCGAGGACTACGCTTGGAGAGTCTACCATGAAAGGCTCCTCCTCAAAGACCCACTTGACAGATACCGCATCTAA